The following nucleotide sequence is from Zea mays cultivar B73 chromosome 1, Zm-B73-REFERENCE-NAM-5.0, whole genome shotgun sequence.
cccgttggatcaacttgcccaggagagcaagttccaacatttggcgcccaccgttcgtgccacgaaaaaaccacccgcgatggcacccaagagagctagctcgaaggcaaccccatccgttgacgaagcagcgaaggcagcgctgctggccgagaaaaaggcaaggcccttgtagacaccacccaccaagaagcctgcgaagacgacgcactcagcaagcggcagcgcaatgaacaaccTACACCCGAAGGtagtctccgcacctgcagctccggaggacaaccgcaacctctcccaggcttcgctccaccggagggcgccgacgccactgaggatggcgaagtcatcggcgtttcagccgaggaacagctacagctgcgggccttgcgcatcaagaaccgcaacctccagaagcagaaagagatcctcgaggccaagcgccagcgtgtctctgcgcaggccaaggtgcgccaaatgatacgcgacgaggagcagagggctcaggaacttgagcaagagattgcgctcatgcagcgcgaaggccaacttgatctgcaacacggcccacccctccaacagcgcgcgccattcgaagacctgttcattcctcagcgcggacccgccatcccgcacgccacagcattccaaggtgtcaactaccttgacgagcggagtcccctagcgccgcacctgcaagtgtcaccatggcccgccaacttcagggcagggacctaccccaagtacaacggtagcACTGACCCAacacagtatatcatgagctatcaagtcgccgttgcatcatctggaggggacgacaccacgatggccaaatcattcatcatcgccctcgaaggcccgactctcacctggtacaccaggttgccctcgttgtccatcgactcctggagaagtctccgggacaaattttagctcaacttccaagggtaccgcccagacaccgacgccttggctgaactgtctctctgcaagcagctgaaaagagaaactctgcgggagtactatcgcaagtttctgactctcaagtcacaactgccttcggttgatgaccaaatcgccattcactacgctattagtggccttcgggctggcgtcctttatagccactgcatcagagatccaccccagaacctccaggagctgtatcagctgttcgaaaaatatgccagatccaaagagctccaccagcgcacggtcgagtcccagaggaaacccaaagaccctccgcagtctAGCCGAACGTGGACGagaccttcgcagtcagactccggtcgggacggccgcagtcagcagcaggtacacaacatcgccaaccagcactccGCTGGTGAGCCCCCTCGCCACcaagattatccccccagggccgcggcaatggaactcgtggtcggggccaaGGACGGGCGCaacagccgcgcagattttactgcttgtcccacggcgaagactgtgcgcacccaacaagggactgcccggaaacgaaggccaccagagacaggatgtctcgggcgcaactagccgacaacccaagagttgtcgcacacacatatcaacaacccctgcaaccatacaaccacgaccccgctccgcatccacctaaccacgcataccaacaccaccaggaggtacaaatcgtacctcccccattcccacctccacacccgcaacagccaaacatccaccaccccaaccaccctaagcaccaaaacaagaagacttcgctgatcaaccgtatcgcggagtcattcacatgatctctAGGGGGTctagcgtcgacttcgacacgaagcgacagaagagggaccactaccacagcattaaccacgtcgccgtcgccggtccagtcgtgcagagaaagtggtcccatgtgccattgaccttcgacgccagagacgtcgacctgcgcagcgcaccccacatcgacgccatggttatcaactgcagcgtggcaggctgggacctgcacaaagtcttagttgacaacggcagccaggcggatatcattttcctccacgccttcgaccgcatgggcatcagccacagtttGCTTAaaccttcggacaaccccctctatggcttcagcggcaagggcacctttcctgtcgacaaaatagagctacccctctccttcggtgtagcacccaatgcacgaagtgagcaagtcactttcgacatcgtcgacatggtgtacccgtacaacgccataatgggtcggggctccatcaacaagtttgaggcagccattcacgaactttacctgtgcatgaagatcctgGGTCCGCAAGGCGCGATCACAGTCTACGACAACCAGTAGGCCACGTGCAACATAGAAAGcgacttcgttccagggcaaaggaacgtacactgcctcacggcgcagcgcgaggtccccgaggctaccagcccaaccgccaaagagcatgaaaaggcacagctgcagagcaacgatgggaccaagactgttcccctcgaccaggcaacgcctaagcaaacagtcatcataagcgaagaccttacctcacaggacgaggagagactcctctcctgtctgtccaaaaataaggacgtcttcgcctggtccgccctcgacctggtcggagtcagtcgctctatcatcgagcacagcttgggaattgacccttcggtgaggccaaagaagcagcggctgcgcaagatgtcAGATGAGAAgatagaagccgccaaggccgaggtacaccgcctgcttgaggccaacttcatcgagctagtcgcctaccctacgtggctcgccaacatagtcatggtgcaaaagaagagcggcaagtggcggatgtgcattgatttcaccagcctcaacaaggcctgccccaaggataatttcccgctgcctcggatcgacaagatcgtcgatagtgcggccgagtgcgaagtcatgtcactccttgattgcttctctggctaccaccaaatatatatgaatgaggaagacaaggccagcaccagtttcataacacccttcggcatgtattgcttcatcagaatgccggagggacttaagaacgctatgtccacattctctcgcctcaccaaaacggtgctcgagagccaagtcggcagaaacatatttacgtatgtggatgacatcgtcgtcaccaacaaAAGCAAAGAAGACCATCTAGCTGACCTCGtagaaacattcgcgaacatgcgggatgcacgacttcgcctcgaccccgaaaagtgcgtcttcggcgtccaccaggggaagatactgggctacctggtgtcgcaccgaggGATTGAAGCCAACCCtaccaaaatccaggccatcatcaacatggcgcccccacagtcagccagagacgtccaacgactgacagacagattggccgccctcaatagattcatttccaagtccgcagagcgaagcctacctttcctcaaaacgctTCGCGgcacaaaagacttcgcatggggactagAGCAAGCGACGGCCTTCGCTTCactaaagcagcacctgtcagagctggcgattcttacaagccccaacccctcgctacccctgttgctctacgtcgcagctTCGCCGTACGCGGTCAGCGCAACGCTGGTTCAAGAACAGGACAGAGAGGGCAGGACCAgacagtgtccagtttattacatCTCCGAAGTGCTCACGACTTtcgaatgcaacatgacagaactggaaaaaatcgcctacgcagtcgttatggcttcgcgcaagctacgccattattttgaagcgttcaaggtacgggtcacctcggacaggggactcgacgaattgttcagaaatccagaGGCATCTgttcggatcgccaaatgggcaaccgagctttccggataccatcaagtcacaagtcctagcagacttcatcgccgattggaccgggccaataacgcagccggacACGCCTGCAGAGAAGGtatggaccatccactgcgacggctcatggtgccatgcgggggcaggcgcagctgcagtcattacttcacccacagaGGTCAAGCACCGATATGCAACAtgactcagctttgctttggagtccgacagatgcaccaacaatgtagcagagtacgaagctgtcatcctcggccttcgcaagttaagggcacttggtgtcaccacctgcataatcagaacagactccaaagtgGTTGCCGGCCAAGTCAAGAAAGATTacacagcaaaggaccccgcacttatgcagtatctcgcggctgtccgcagtctcgagagacaattcaagggctttaccttgcagcacatggaccgagccaagaatgaggaggccgacgcattggccaaggcagccgccagaggcgaggccctgccctccgatgtgttctaccatgtcatcggcacaccagccgtccgcagcccagagggcctccaaatcaccaacgacaccgagggccaccgcatagtcaacctcatcatgaccgaagactggcgggcaccaataaccctgttcgtgCAGGGATACTACCATCCGAGCaatatcaacgaggccaagcgcctcaaacaccgaagccgggacttcacacTCATTGAGGGACAACTTTACaaaaagggggtcagtcaacccatgcttaaatgcgtcaccgagaccgaatgCGTCCAGATCCTGCGCaaagtccacagcggaacttgcagctctcacgcagggcctagggccctagccgccaaggtgatccgacaaggcttctactggcccgctatGATTTGCGCCGCGAATCGGGtgacgaggtcctgcgaagcctgccagaaattttctccatgCTCGGGAAACCCTTCGCAGTTCAAAAGTTATCCCCCAAcacgtggcctcttcagcgctggggcctggacattgtcgggccgctacccacggcccaagggaacctcaagttcaccttcgttgcCGTCGAGTatttcaccaagtggatcgaggcaagatGTAACGCCCAAAATTCTAATTTGGATTTATTAAGAAGATTCTTCCAAGAACTAAATAAATGTGGGATCCTTATATAAGTTTAGCTATTGAATAATGTACTTATAAATATCCTCTAAAATATTCAATTTAAGCTATATTATAATAAAGATTATTCCCTAGAAATTATTTTCTACTAGAACAAATAAGTAATGATTATTGAGTTTTAAAGTAAAGTTTTGATTTGACTTCACGTTTAATAGGGACAATATATGTGTGTGCATGGCATCTTTAAAAAAATAATTTCCCAAATAAAGGAATAAAAATGGTTAATTTATACCTCATGTTGGGTTTCTTCGAATGTTGCATTATACTAAAAATACTAACTCAAACCTTAAAGTAAACTTTAATTTGTAATTTAAAATAACCAAGAAAATGGAAATAagaagagaaaatcagaaaaaagGACTCCTCGTAGCTCCCTAACCGAAGACTCCATCAGCCCACCCTTTCCTTTGTGATGCCAGCCCATGTCACTCTCGCAGGTCAGCCTAGAGTAATCAGCGGAGCATTTTTTTCCTTGCTTTATTACCCATGCCGGATGCAGCATCTGCATGATCTCATGTGGTGAACACCTCCCCACAAGCTGTCGTAACAAACGTATCCTCTGGGAGATCTCGATCCTGGCGAGATTCGATCCGCATCCACCGTATGCGCTAGGATCGTTAGGATCACAAAAGATTCTCTCCTCTGAACCAAATTGATCGGACCCCGTTCCCTCTCCTGGGTATAAAACCAAAACCACCCCAATGCCGAGACAGCATGTGCCACCATTGGCAGGTAGTCCAAACTACGTGGAAGTATGGGGCCGTGGTATCTCATCTGCTCCAGACGCTCCCCGCCGCCAACGATCTGTGTGCTGCCATGGCTAACTCAGCGGCACCTGGTGGAATGAGGCCGTTCCTGCAGGCCGTGTCTGCAGTCCTCGTGGAGGCGCGGACGTCGCTCCGTGTCGCTCAGATGGAGGGCAGTAGCCTGAATCCGCGTCGGCGTCAAACTCCGCCGCGGTGTTGCCGAGCGCCGCCGTGGTCGGGTTCTGCATCGTGGGCAGGCTCCCTCCGTACCTCAAATCCCGGTAAGAATTTCACCAGCCGCTTCGCTTCCACCTCCGCATCATGTATAGCCTTGCCGTTGTCCGTTTGGTACACCGGGTTGCTGGGTCGGCGATCGCCGGTGTGCTACGCCACCATGCT
It contains:
- the LOC109943761 gene encoding uncharacterized protein, whose translation is MCHHWQVVQTTWKYGAVVSHLLQTLPAANDLCAAMANSAAPGGMRPFLQAVSAVLVEARTSLRVAQMEGSSLNPRRRQTPPRCCRAPPWSGSASWAGSLRTSNPA